The genome window AAAAATCAGTGTAGCTCCTTAGACAAGttgttcacacacactgctgagggACAAGTGGGGGTGGGGGAGACTGTTGTCTCTAAAGTGGTGTAACCCAGGGGTCCCATCtgttttgtcagtttcaagtcCTGGTTGGTGATGTACTGGATAGAAAGTGTCCCAGACTGTGGTTGACCCATGAGTCCAGcccctctctcccttccttcttccttccttccccaaGCTGACCCACTCCCTGGGGAGGTTCTTAGCGGTTTCACTGGAAAGATGTtgcttgtccttttttttttttttttttcccctcctttctttctttccccaaGTCTATTTAAAGCAACCGCATCTAGGGATCATAACAATGTTCAGGCGGAAGACATGGTGTTCCTGCACTTTCCTAACTTTGCATTTCAGATATTGATGCAAATCGTTCTGTGAACAACCGAAGATTACGCTGCTTAATGCTCCCCAGGTAGAATTTTATTAAACACCATGTTCCTGCATTGAATGCTTTGTTTAACCGAGTGTGTAAAATCTAGGCATGTCTGACTCTCAGCACTCGCTGACCGACTCGGAAGAAGGTGTCGAACTCTTAATTTTCTTCTGTTCATTGAGCTGAGGTCTGTGGTGTCCCTGTTCCTGACATGGCGTATGTCTTGTTTCTTAATTAGCTCTAATTGACGCTCACGTGTGTGGGGAAAACACGTACGGGTTCAAACTGTTGGCGGGAACTCCGAGTACATGGCAAGCACATCTGTGACATAAACTCCGAAACAGTTCTGTGGAATGTCTGTGCAGCTCATGAGGTCAATTGcagggtattttttttattttgcaaagaTGGATTTTTGTCCTAGgcgtagtctctctctctctctctctctccttctctctgtagCAAGATCGCCGGCACATCTGGGTTCGATAGCACCGCCATGCTCTGTAAAATGCGTCACCCTGCCAGAGAAGAATTCCTGTGGCTGGAGccatcactttatttatttgtttaaagtcCTCCTtcccctccatctccctctcccGCCCATATGAGTGTACAGGCTACTATTTGGAAAGGCAGTGTACTGTGTATGGGTTGTAGCAGAGGAACAGAATGTCTCTGGCACAGCTGACTGTTCTGCCTGACTGGAAACACTCCTCAGACGGCGCTAGTTCTTGTGGCTGTGCCAGCAGGTGGAGTGCTTCTCTTCCTGTGTAAaggtgcaaacctggtggctgCTTATGTTATGGGCTGCATTTCCAGTAATATGCACACCTGTGACTAAGTATGTcaagatcagtgttgtgtgtgtcaatATGCCCAGAGATCTTCACTGATCTACAAATACAGGTGTTGTGTATTAAGAGTGTTGCGTAGGTTTTGTTCTCCTTGTAGTTGGCACATGTTAAGTGCATGCTATGCGCTGTGTTATCTTCGGTGGACGTGCTGCACTGCAACCTGGCAGGGCAAAGTCAATTCTCCAgcacctggtgtgtgtgagagtgtgtgaggcaATAGCGAGTAGTTCAGATAGGCTGCTCTGCTCTTTTCCTGCGGTGTGCTCTTTCCTTGCTCCTGTAAGAACTAGGGCAGCAGGTGAGTATAAAAGCTCGAActtgggaaaagaaaaaatgcattTGTGGCTTTAAAAACCCTTCATGGCTTTACACCATATAACACTAGTGCTATTGTTAACTACAAGTgatctgtaataataataacaacaatatttctgataataataataatttttccctCATTTCCGTCATGAAagaggttttattttttgtttgctaAAGCCATGTCAGGCTGTGTGTGGACCGTATCAGTAACATCTTATCAGCACTCATTGCTGACTGTGGTGGTAGATCTGGTTTCTGCGGCAAGCTGCTACAGTGAAcagccttttctcttttctctgctgCATGAGATTTACCTCCTGAGCACCGCTGACAACTGCGTGGGGAATACCTCATGGCGGCGCTGCCATTCTCCTCCTGACTGCGCACTTAATGGAATGACAGTGCTGCATAATTGATGGTCCTGCGAAAAACCACACTGTCTACTCTATCTTGCCCGCCCGATCTCATCCCTCTGGGTGGTGAGATTTATCAGGTGATGGTTCCCAACTCTTTACGGATAGAAAGCTTAGGTCTACACTGCCGCCGGTGGTAAAGAGGCCGTTCCGTCTGATATAAAGAATGATATCTGTTTTTAATGGAAAGTGTTTGGTGGAGTAGAAGATTGACTCCTGCATGAAATCTGGATGTCTTCCAGGATTGCTCCTGCCTAGGGGTATGTGCGCATACACATGCACCCCCTTGACTGGAATGAGCTTGTCTTCATTGTTTCTGCCTGTTAAACAAGATTAACAAATCAGGCTGTCAGGTAGGCTGCAGTCGAGACAATGACCCACTTCTGACACCAGGGTCCCGagctctttctttccctttacTCTCCTCGTAACCACCCCCTCCCGATCCTTCTGTCCGCAGCTCTTAATTAAAGCTTCTCTGGTGAGCCTCCTCAGGGATTTTTTTCAAGGCTTTGTTTTCTGCCAGACACACAAGGAGATCTCAGGAAGGTGTAAGGTGATCTTGTGTGTCCTTGCAGCTATGTGTATCTGAGGCATAGGTACAGGTTAAAAGGGGGCCAGATAAGCAACAGATGCTGTGTCCAGGTGCCCAAATATTGCTAAATACTAACAATAATGCAGTAATGGTTTATAATGTGacctggtctttttttttttcttttttttgtccatgTGCATTTCCACAAGCAGGCAGCAGTTGGCTTATTGTTCTCCGATATATGCAAACTCTTAGGGATTTTTCTGCAGAAGCCTGGATGCAGACTCGCGGGCCTGTCGAGGCAAAGTATTTCTTGCACAGCTGCAAGATGAGACATGTCAGGGTTACTTTAGGGcccagatatatatatatatatatatatactgtctGTGCTTTGCATGCCAATAAAAATCTTTCTAAAGCCAGTCAGTGCTAACTATTGtgtgtggatgatgatgatgatcatcgGGAGTACTTCACAGGATCCGTCCACCTTTTATCAGACCATTTTATGCTCTTATTGTATAACTGCTTACGCAACAGAGAGACGTCACTGCCTTGATGGATGTGCTGTAGACGTTACTGTTTACCTAGCATGCACTTGCATAACAGGGACAGATAAAGTTGACCAAGCATGCATTTGCATGTGGAGAGACATGGGCACGTCTGATTTCGGGGGTTGTTGTGTGCATTGTGAAAAGGTACACGGTGTGGTGTGCAGGTTGGGTCTCACACACTTAAGGTGTCAGCACTTTTAGTCTGGAGTGTAATTATAGGTGTGCTTTACTGCTGTATCAGTTTAAGTGAGCTGTATTACCTCACCCAAAGCCCTGGTATAAATTCATTCACACGCTGTGTATTACTCATTCAAACGGTTCAAGATCTGGGCAAGAAATTCTGTTAACCGCTTGCCTTTAGCTAAGATCTGCATGGAGGCGATGACTGAGTTATTATTCACATGCACCCAGACTTGTTAATGACCCAGACAGTGCTCCAGACTTGTATCATTTTCCAGTCACGACTGTCTGTCACTTCTCAGAAGTGGCCCTGATAGTGGGAACTAGAATTGTTTTTTACAATGCCCTGCTCTGGCTTGGCAGGAACATAGAAGGGAAGTAAAAACTACTTGTGAAAGCTACATGCTAGCTGAAGGTGTCTTATTTATTCAGAGAATCACTTCAATGTGTGTATATCttgcatttttaaaatctaGCTCAGAGGTATACTTGTTCTTCCTCCACGCGTGTCAGCAGAGAGCAACAACCCACAGTAGGGCTTGAGGTGCGTTAACTGACAGAGAATGTCTTCAGGGCAGAATAGCTGCATGAGCCAACAGCCACCAGGGGCACAAAAAGCGTGCGAGTCGCTGCATTCCTCCTACTCAAGCTCCTTAAAGCCAGAGGCATAGACCAGCTTTTTCTCTTCTGTCCAAAGAATTGATTGTCTTCATCACTGCACAAGCAGTCTCTCCATGGGAGTAGCGGAAAGAAGGGCATTCAAGGGCTACATAATAAACATGCCTACTTGCTTGTGTGCCTGTGTATTCGGTGGACTCCTTTTCTGCTGATCAATGTATTTGCTCGGCTGATTGAATTTGGAAGTGGGTGAAGGGTCTGATAATTGTTGACTTGCGCTGGAGGGActtgattgattgcttcctgtTCCCCTCACGGCTCAGGGCCGGTCGTATAGTACAGTCAGCTTGTTATTCGAAAGACTGTACGAGAAGTGTATTGGAACAAATGAAAAGGACGATGTGCGTGTGCAGCGCGTAGACGACGGTCGTTGGGGATAGAACGCTTCATTATTGTCATGCTCCTAGCTGATGAACAAGCACGCGGTGCAGCCTTTACAATTGTGCTATTTAATTAGCATGGTGAAGGTAATAAGTCTTTGTGGTCTGTTTTGTCCCACAGATCAGCACTTTAGCGCCATGAGTGGGCTTCTCAAGAGGAAGTttgaggaggtggaggaggaccCATGCTACTCTTCATCCTCTCCGtcgtctctctcctcctctgccTACTCCGGCTGGGACTCGGATGGCGAGAGCTGTTACTCCGACACCCTGGACTCCACGCCCAGTAACCCGAGCTCACCGGCAGCGTCGCTCAGCAGTGAGTATGGCTTCCGTTTTATTCCATCACTGTCATCTCTCAgcttcaaaaaagaaaagatgtgcAGTACTCTTGTAGGCAAGGTCCTTTGGGAATGAACTGCACAACCATATTTAGGCACATCTTTACCTTTTTTAAATTGCTTTCCTGAAGCAGAATCAGGCTCTGAACATTGACAAGGTCACCTTCTGCCTTCTGAGCGAATTTTGAAGAACTTGGGAAGTGCAGCGCCGTGTATCCCGCACACTCACCTGCTGTTCCTCTGCCTCGCTGATGGAGATTGTGAGAGCAGTGAGGTGAAGGAAGCAGGGTAAACAGTTGTGAGATTCCCAGGATGGCAGGGCAAAGTGCCAGTGAATGGGCAGGATGCCAGCAGAGACAGCGAGAGcttgaacgagagagagagagagagagagagagagagagaacacactgaGCCTTGTCTGTACCTGGCATACCCTCAATACAGGTGCTAAGGGAGAGCatatgaaagaaatgaaagccAGATGATTCAGCTCTCCGGCTGAAACCTAGACTGTGATTAATTAATGAATCTGAAATAAAAGTGAGGTCATTGGAAGCTACTCTAGTCTACATTAAGGATTTTGTGCAGAAGAGTAATGAAAAGGTTTCCACCAATCTGAAACTGAAATCGATCCGattcggatttttttttttttttttttttttaaatgtgaacCTTGCAGAAGAATCTGAAAACCAACGCATATGTACACAGCAGGGTTCCCAGCAGGCTGTGTGTTTTAATGGAGACCATCTGTGGAGATTATTAGCATGTTCATCccctctacacactgctcttcaGATAAGAATTGTTGCATGTTCCTGATGGAACAGTCTCactcaaggaaggaacagaggaAGTGGAATTTCCAAAAGTCATGTTCCCACATTTGGTTTTTTCTGTGGTTTTGTTATAAACGCCTCCCTTCTGCATAAGTCTCATTCCAGTGCCTTTAACACAAGAGGAAAGCTTGGCTGGTGACACTGAACTAGCCACTAAGTAGGCTtcagacagctgtgtgtgtgtgtgtctgaagtgGCTGTGCTGCTCAATCTCAGCTCCATCTGGTGAAATGTATTGCTCTGACAGTTCTCCTTGACGCAGGAAGCCTCAGATTTCCAGCACATTTACTCACTGTGCAATTAATCTGACAGCTTAGATTCCCTTGTAGCCATCATCGCCAAAGGGAAATTCCTGGCTAGCCGATAAGAAGAAAGTGATGCATTTATTAGATCAAAAGAAATTGGCTTGATGTTAAGGTTTGGGCCGTGTGCCCATCGGTTCGATTCACTGATAACGCATGAATATATGgaacttttttctcttctcataATTATTTCTGTAACTGATGTTGTGTACTCTTTCACTGCATCTCAGTGgttgtagtgtttgtgttgtctgCCATCTTGTGGTAGATGAATGTTAAAACTCCTGAAATCCTGATGTTTACTCCCACTCCGAGTCTTCCCATTAGACCTGGCCCTCTTCCTAACTAAACATTCCCTTATGAGTTCCTAAGAAAAAGCACTTCAGCGCCATTCGTCTGAAACACGTACATGCACAGATGCACCATTTTACTCTTTCAGGAATGccattacatttttgttttcccTTTAGTCTCCCTCTTACAAggctctctttttctttctttctttctttcctgtagCCACCTCCATCCTCAAAAAGACCAAAAGACCACGACGGGGCAATGTGCAGTTTGATCAGGTGACCGTCTTCTTCTTCCCACGATGCCAGGGCTTCACCAGTGTACCTAGCAGAGGCGGATGCACGCTGGGCATGTTGCAGAGGCACAGTGTGCAGCGCCGCTACACGTTGGCTGAGTTTGCTATCGAACAGCGCCATCTAAGGCGTGAGAAGATCAAGAACAGGATGAAGGAAGAAAAGCTGGAGGCTCTGAAACAGAAGGTTTGTAAATTTATAGCTTGTGCATAAAGAGACTGTATAAAACACAAGCAACAGGAGATCTTTAACTGTCCTCTTGCCCTCTCTAACAGCTGACCAAGAACGGTACCCAGGAGTCTGAAGAGGCGGACCAGCTCACTGTGGATGATATCCCAGAGGAAGAAATCGATCTCAGCGGTGTGAACCTGGACAGTGGGTCATTCCTCCACCCGTACCCATCCAAGAGGCGGCACGCCATCCTGAAAGCAGCTGGAGTGAAGAAGATCGACAAGGAGGAGAAGAGGCAGCTGCACGAACTGCGCATGTCACGGGAGGACTGCGGCTGCGACTGCCAGGGCTTCTGCGAGCCTGAAACCTGCAGCTGCAGTTTGGCTGGAATCAAGTGTCAGGTGGGAAACGTAATGCTCTAAGGCTTCGTATCTAAATTAGCCCTTTGTCAGAGTTTCTCAATATGGTCCTTTgtgattttcatttaaattcaagTCGGATACTCGCCATCACCCAAAACTAAAATGCATGCCATAGTCCCGTGTTAATCTACTAATTAATCAAGTAAAGTAATTAGCAGTATCTGTAGAAGtttatttaaagtgtttttttaatctcacAGATGGACCACTCATCCTTCCCCTGTGGCTGCACCAAGGATGGCTGTGGGAACACAGAGGGCCGTATCGAGTTTAACCCCAGCCGTGTCCAGACTCACTACATCCACACCATCATGAAGCTGGAGCTTGAAAAGCGTTTGGAAGAGCACTCTTCTGAGAACGAGGCCGCTTCAGACGAGCAGCCCAAGACGAGCTCTGGAGATCTCTGTCCGGCGGAGGGCGCCGGTGAGCCGAACAGCTTCCATTTCAACTCTGAATTAGCGGCCGCCGGGGAGAACAGCTGTAGCAGTGACATGACGGACTCTTCTAGTTCTTCGGGTCAGAGCGAGGACTTGGAAGCGGCTGACGCACCTCCGAGCGAACAGTCTTCTCTGGACGTGGACGAGAACGGACTCGCGCAGATCCTGAGCTTCAGCGACACCGATAACGACGAATGCTCTCTGCAATGCAGGGATGCCGGCTGCAGCCAACAGCGGAGAAGGACCGAGCCGTCGTCTGTAGGATACGGCATTTTCAGTACTGTGGAAAGCGTGGACAGTGACGATAACGCCTGCACGCCACAAACGGACTCTATGGACAGAGCGGCGGCGGTGTCCGAACTCTTGGACGAAAACGCCAATCAGGACGACACTCTGTTTCACAACGGCTCGGTTCCTAACACGCCGTCTCCTACCATCGATAATTACATGGACCTGAGCCTGTCCTCGGAGTCCGACCTGGAGTTCTTTGACGGCTTTCCCTGTCTAGGGCCCAGCTCGCTGTACAACTCTCTCAAGGAGTACGAACATTTGGACAActtttttcagtttcagttgCCTGCCCACCCCAGCTTTCCACAAGTCAACGACCAGGGCACCGGCCTCTTGGAGTCGCTGATCGGTTTGTCAGAATCTGTACCTGAACCACCGGCTACGTTCACAGACAATCAGATGCTGGAAGAAGCCATGAAGTTGTCTGTGAT of Hemibagrus wyckioides isolate EC202008001 linkage group LG23, SWU_Hwy_1.0, whole genome shotgun sequence contains these proteins:
- the csrnp1b gene encoding cysteine/serine-rich nuclear protein 1b, with translation MRCVIFGGRAALQPGRAKSILQHLVCVRVCEAIASSSDRLLCSFPAVCSFLAPVRTRAADQHFSAMSGLLKRKFEEVEEDPCYSSSSPSSLSSSAYSGWDSDGESCYSDTLDSTPSNPSSPAASLSTTSILKKTKRPRRGNVQFDQVTVFFFPRCQGFTSVPSRGGCTLGMLQRHSVQRRYTLAEFAIEQRHLRREKIKNRMKEEKLEALKQKLTKNGTQESEEADQLTVDDIPEEEIDLSGVNLDSGSFLHPYPSKRRHAILKAAGVKKIDKEEKRQLHELRMSREDCGCDCQGFCEPETCSCSLAGIKCQMDHSSFPCGCTKDGCGNTEGRIEFNPSRVQTHYIHTIMKLELEKRLEEHSSENEAASDEQPKTSSGDLCPAEGAGEPNSFHFNSELAAAGENSCSSDMTDSSSSSGQSEDLEAADAPPSEQSSLDVDENGLAQILSFSDTDNDECSLQCRDAGCSQQRRRTEPSSVGYGIFSTVESVDSDDNACTPQTDSMDRAAAVSELLDENANQDDTLFHNGSVPNTPSPTIDNYMDLSLSSESDLEFFDGFPCLGPSSLYNSLKEYEHLDNFFQFQLPAHPSFPQVNDQGTGLLESLIGLSESVPEPPATFTDNQMLEEAMKLSVMEYVKV